The region tatcatttcttttgctttttacaaaactgaaaaggcgatccacaggacggcggcgggggggggggtgttagagtttgaaaatgagacctttagtacctgttcgtgccatgaaccgataCTAATGCTTCAAACCCCTGGGACTAATACCTGTACGGTGCCCTAGccgttcgaaccgggactaatgctcacattagtcccggttcgtaatgcaaccgggattaatgctcttttctggccgaatcaaagccctgttttctacaagTGTCGTCTAAAATACACTGCTGGGCTGCACGCCTGGGCCAAGTATCTCGGTCTATCGAGCTGGCCCGGTCAAAACCAGGACCAGACCGACTTATTTTCGGGCCTGTTTCTGCAGACCGGACCGACCATTTTTATCAGCGGGCCAGGACCGTTCGGTCCTGTCCGTTGCGGGCCACGAGCCGGGCCAAAAGCCCNNNNNNNNNNGTTTGAAAATGAGACCTTTAGTAcctgttcgtgccatgaaccgataCTAATGCTTCAAACCCCTGGGACTAATACCTGTACGGTGCCCTAgccgtttgaaccgggactaatgctcacattagtcccggttcgtaatgcaaccgggattaatgctcttttctggccgaatcaaagccctgttttctacaagTGTCGTCTAAAATACACTGCTGGGCTGCGCGCCTGGGCCAAGTATCTCGGTCTATCGAGCTGGCCCAGTCAAAACCATGACCAGACCGACTTATTTTCGGGCCTGTTTCTGCAGACCGGACCGACCATTTTTATCAGCGGGCCAGGACCGTTCGGTCCGATCCGTTGCGGGCCACGAGCCGGGCCAAAAGCCCGCTCGCCACGTCCAGGCCGAGTCTTGTGTATCGTTGTACATTTCAAAGCAGCAAGCAAGGATCGGAGTACCCAAATACTGTAGCAGCCTAGACGTTCCCCAAATACAGTATAAACTAGTGAACTTATGAGGAAATTTCCTTGGACCAGTTTCAGTGACCAGCACCCACCGCTTTCCTTGACGTGATCCGCCCGTCCCCCATTGCGTCACACGCCTATCTCCGCAAAGTCACACTCCCAACCCTCTAAAGGCTTGAGTGCTCTACCCACAGCCATTACCACGCCTCGCACAATTGTCGCCAGGCGAGACAAGGACAGCTAGCAAGAGAGCAAGGCGATGTCAATGGCGGACGAGCAATACGACGCTGGGCCGCGTGGGGCGCCGCATGGGCTGCTGTTGGCGGTGGTGGTGGGGCTGCTGGTTGGGTGGCCGCTTTTCCTAAGTGACGGCGCTGAGGCGGTCACCGATGCCATCGCCGGGCTGCTCGGCCCCGTGGGCCTGCTCCTCCTCCCGGTggggctcctcctcctcatccacctcctctCCTGCGACCGCTCCCCCGACGTGTTCGAGTTTGGCGGCTCGCCCGACGCCGTGCACCACGTCGGGGGATCCCCCGTCGGCGTGGCGTTGATGCTGGTCCTCATCCTTGCCCTCCTCTACTACCGGTCCGCGCTCTTcggtggcggcggaggcgacgACGAGTAGGCGCCTAGGCGCTCGCCAGTAGGTACTAGGTAGAGCCTGATCCCGGTGTGGTTGGTTGGTTGTTCAGACTTGCGAGTAGGCACTCCAGCAGGCAGCAGTAAATAAAAAAAGTGAGAGCTTTGCGTCTAATCTGTTCCAAGTGTTGCATTCCAATCTTGGTCCAACTGGCAAGGACAAACAAAAAGTTGGAACTGAATT is a window of Triticum dicoccoides isolate Atlit2015 ecotype Zavitan chromosome 2B, WEW_v2.0, whole genome shotgun sequence DNA encoding:
- the LOC119368933 gene encoding uncharacterized protein LOC119368933, with the protein product MSMADEQYDAGPRGAPHGLLLAVVVGLLVGWPLFLSDGAEAVTDAIAGLLGPVGLLLLPVGLLLLIHLLSCDRSPDVFEFGGSPDAVHHVGGSPVGVALMLVLILALLYYRSALFGGGGGDDE